A genome region from Mesorhizobium sp. B2-1-8 includes the following:
- a CDS encoding GntR family transcriptional regulator: MADRTHFGLTAVDTVPLHEKVYLELVRALMSGQFLPGQKLTSRKLAKELGTSDMPVRSAFMRLQALRALSPMPNGSVEVPVISAERFSQLTAVRTLLEGPATELATKLINGNNLRAIRRHCTELTLAARKGDISDYLRKNHDFKFSIYRHCGNEQMIFLIETVWMQVGPFLRNLATGFEDDLSSILDIDYHEEVVAAIEAQDGARARAAIVRDIDEGAAHILRQGKFPEARS, encoded by the coding sequence ATGGCCGACAGAACACATTTCGGTTTGACCGCCGTCGACACCGTGCCCTTGCACGAGAAGGTCTATCTGGAGCTCGTGCGAGCCCTAATGTCCGGCCAATTCCTGCCTGGCCAGAAGCTGACCTCGCGCAAACTCGCCAAGGAACTCGGCACCAGCGACATGCCGGTGCGCAGTGCCTTCATGCGGCTGCAGGCATTGCGGGCGCTGAGCCCGATGCCGAACGGCAGTGTCGAGGTGCCGGTGATCTCGGCCGAGCGGTTTTCGCAACTGACCGCCGTGCGCACGCTGCTCGAAGGCCCGGCGACCGAGCTTGCAACGAAACTGATCAACGGCAACAATCTGCGGGCGATCCGACGCCATTGCACCGAATTGACCCTGGCGGCCCGCAAGGGCGATATCAGCGACTATCTCAGGAAGAACCACGACTTCAAATTCTCGATCTATCGCCATTGCGGCAATGAGCAGATGATCTTCCTGATCGAAACGGTGTGGATGCAGGTCGGCCCGTTTCTCAGAAATCTCGCCACGGGGTTCGAGGACGACCTCTCCTCCATTCTGGACATCGACTATCACGAGGAAGTCGTCGCGGCGATCGAGGCACAAGACGGCGCGCGGGCGCGGGCGGCCATCGTTCGCGACATCGACGAGGGCGCGGCCCACATCCTGCGGCAGGGCAAGTTCCCGGAAGCGAGGAGCTAG
- a CDS encoding glutamine synthetase family protein, producing MSDAIADVLNWLETRSDIQSLRAAVCDLNGIMRGKRIPVEQARKALEGKLRMPYSLIGLDVWGEDIEGNSLVFSTGDADGLCQWTGRGILPVEWTAHPTALVPLWLADESGAPYLGDPRRALARILDRYQALGLAPVAATELEFYLVDPQSQRPVGPVSPVTGRRLDSDAALSIDEIDDFEAFIHDIYEACRAQGIPVDTAIAENGVGQFEINLNHVADALRAADDAVLFKRTVKGIARKHGFAACFMAKPYGDRAGNGFHVHFSLVDDEGRNVFDDGTDQGSDTMRHAVGGLLAAMAESTLVFAPHFNSYRRLRPRSYAPTAVAWGYENRMVAIRIPGGPTGARRIEHRVSGADANPYLVLAAILGAALIGIEKQMSPGDPAGNDGQGVVPAKLPPDWASAIATFEGGTHVAEIFPAILRDSFVACKRQELNTFALNVSDFEIETYLESV from the coding sequence TTGAGCGATGCAATTGCGGACGTTTTGAATTGGCTTGAAACCCGAAGCGACATCCAGAGCCTGAGGGCCGCGGTGTGCGACCTCAACGGCATCATGCGGGGAAAGCGCATCCCGGTCGAGCAAGCGCGCAAGGCGCTGGAAGGCAAGTTGCGCATGCCCTATTCGCTGATCGGGCTCGATGTCTGGGGTGAGGACATCGAAGGCAACAGCCTGGTCTTCTCGACCGGCGATGCCGATGGCCTTTGCCAATGGACGGGACGCGGCATTCTGCCGGTGGAATGGACGGCGCATCCGACGGCGCTCGTCCCGCTCTGGCTCGCCGACGAGAGCGGCGCGCCCTATCTCGGCGATCCCCGGCGGGCGCTGGCCCGCATCCTCGATCGCTACCAGGCGCTCGGCCTCGCTCCGGTCGCGGCGACCGAACTCGAATTCTACCTGGTTGATCCGCAATCGCAGCGGCCGGTCGGACCGGTCTCGCCAGTCACCGGGCGGCGTCTCGATTCCGACGCGGCGCTGTCGATCGACGAGATCGACGATTTCGAAGCCTTCATCCACGACATCTACGAAGCCTGCCGCGCGCAAGGCATTCCCGTCGACACGGCGATCGCCGAAAACGGCGTCGGCCAGTTCGAGATCAACCTGAACCATGTCGCCGACGCTTTGCGAGCGGCCGACGATGCGGTGTTGTTCAAGCGCACGGTGAAGGGCATTGCCCGCAAGCACGGCTTTGCCGCCTGCTTCATGGCCAAGCCCTATGGCGACCGCGCCGGCAACGGGTTTCACGTCCATTTCAGCCTGGTCGACGACGAAGGGCGCAACGTATTCGACGATGGCACGGACCAGGGCTCGGACACCATGCGCCACGCGGTCGGCGGGCTGCTGGCTGCGATGGCCGAGAGCACGCTGGTGTTCGCGCCGCATTTCAATTCCTACCGCAGGCTGCGCCCGCGATCCTACGCACCGACCGCGGTCGCCTGGGGTTACGAGAACCGGATGGTCGCAATCCGCATTCCCGGCGGCCCGACCGGGGCGCGCCGCATCGAGCATCGCGTCTCGGGCGCGGACGCCAACCCCTATCTCGTGCTTGCCGCCATACTGGGCGCAGCACTGATCGGCATCGAGAAGCAGATGTCGCCGGGCGACCCGGCCGGCAATGACGGCCAAGGCGTTGTGCCTGCCAAGTTGCCGCCGGACTGGGCGTCGGCGATCGCGACCTTCGAAGGCGGGACGCATGTGGCGGAGATCTTCCCGGCGATCCTGCGCGACTCCTTCGTCGCCTGCAAACGCCAGGAATTGAACACGTTCGCCCTCAACGTCAGCGATTTCGAGATCGAGACCTATCTCGAAAGCGTCTGA
- a CDS encoding MurR/RpiR family transcriptional regulator — MSVLSRINAKLDGMAPSDREIGRYIVDNPDQMLRLSTAALAAEIGRSQSSVVKFSQKLGYASYQELKLAVSEAKAQDWQVPAGVIHGSIEVGDGFPVILKKLIGSKLLSMQRTVAANSERIISRTLELLDGARRIHLVGVGASSLVARDFSYKLMKLGRNVLHDSDSHIQMANASTLGPGDVLFALSYSGASIETLRIAELAAKRGTSVIAVTGLHDNPLSRVADIRLYTIADEERARSSSITARDAQLTLTDLLFIMLVQKQPDANDYVHNSEAAVTVLKAERSS; from the coding sequence GTGTCCGTCTTAAGCAGGATCAATGCCAAGCTCGACGGCATGGCGCCCAGCGATCGCGAGATCGGCCGTTATATCGTCGACAATCCCGACCAGATGCTGCGGCTGTCGACGGCCGCACTCGCGGCCGAGATCGGCCGCAGCCAGTCGAGCGTCGTCAAGTTCAGCCAGAAACTCGGCTATGCCAGCTATCAGGAACTCAAGCTCGCTGTCAGCGAGGCCAAGGCGCAGGATTGGCAGGTGCCGGCCGGTGTCATCCACGGCTCGATCGAGGTCGGCGATGGCTTTCCGGTCATCCTGAAGAAGCTGATCGGCAGCAAGCTGCTGTCGATGCAGCGGACCGTCGCCGCCAACAGCGAGCGCATCATCTCCAGGACGCTTGAGCTGCTGGATGGCGCGCGGCGCATCCATCTGGTCGGCGTCGGCGCCTCTTCGCTGGTGGCGCGCGATTTCTCCTACAAGCTGATGAAGCTCGGCCGCAATGTGCTGCATGACAGCGACAGCCACATCCAGATGGCCAACGCCTCGACGCTCGGGCCTGGCGATGTGCTGTTCGCGCTCTCCTATTCCGGCGCCAGCATCGAAACCTTGCGCATCGCCGAGCTTGCAGCCAAGCGCGGCACGTCGGTGATCGCCGTCACCGGCCTGCACGACAATCCGCTGAGCCGCGTCGCCGACATCCGCCTCTACACCATCGCCGACGAGGAACGCGCGCGCTCCTCCTCCATCACCGCGCGCGACGCGCAGCTGACGCTGACCGATCTTCTGTTCATAATGCTGGTGCAGAAACAGCCGGACGCCAACGACTATGTCCACAACAGCGAGGCGGCGGTCACGGTGCTGAAGGCCGAGCGGTCGTCGTAA
- the murA gene encoding UDP-N-acetylglucosamine 1-carboxyvinyltransferase, with amino-acid sequence MDRLRIVGGQRLQGAVTISGAKNAALPQIAAALLSPYPLELTNLPDVTDVENMLGVARLHGAEVTRSAHAATIDTSAAVSKETSYDTVRKMRATVLVLAPLLARFGHARVSLPGGCAIGARPVDMHVAALAALGARIAIENGLIVASVPNGLTGTRIVLPSPSVGATETAMMAATTAKGETEILNAAREPEVADLAACLNAMGARIEGAGTHRILIAGDTNWHAARHDIIPDRIEAGTYAIAAAITGGQLELTHARLEHMASVVQLLEATGVSVWPGDRGLIVSRDRPLKAADLTTEPYPGFPTDLQAQFMALMCCAQGASLLRETIFENRFMHVPELMRLGANIKLQGTMALVRGGEKLHGAQVMATDLRASVSLVLAALVSEGETIINRVYHLDRGYEQLDRKLRLCGADIERLGA; translated from the coding sequence ATGGACAGATTGCGGATCGTCGGCGGACAGAGACTGCAAGGCGCGGTCACCATATCGGGCGCCAAGAATGCCGCCTTGCCGCAGATCGCGGCCGCACTGCTCAGCCCCTACCCGCTCGAACTGACCAACCTGCCCGATGTGACCGACGTCGAAAACATGCTCGGCGTGGCAAGGCTTCACGGTGCCGAAGTGACAAGGTCCGCCCATGCCGCGACCATCGACACAAGTGCCGCCGTTTCCAAGGAAACGTCCTACGACACGGTGCGGAAGATGCGGGCGACAGTGCTGGTCCTGGCGCCGTTGCTGGCGCGGTTCGGCCACGCCCGGGTTTCGCTGCCGGGCGGTTGCGCGATCGGCGCGCGCCCGGTCGACATGCATGTCGCCGCACTCGCCGCGCTCGGCGCCAGGATCGCCATCGAGAACGGCCTGATCGTCGCTTCAGTGCCGAACGGATTGACCGGCACGCGCATCGTGCTCCCCTCACCATCGGTCGGGGCGACGGAAACCGCCATGATGGCGGCGACCACGGCCAAGGGCGAAACCGAGATCCTCAACGCGGCGCGCGAACCGGAGGTGGCCGATCTCGCCGCTTGCCTCAACGCCATGGGTGCGCGCATCGAGGGCGCCGGCACGCATCGCATCCTGATCGCGGGCGACACCAACTGGCACGCCGCCAGGCACGACATCATCCCCGACCGCATCGAGGCCGGCACCTATGCCATCGCGGCCGCGATCACCGGCGGCCAGCTCGAACTGACGCACGCCCGGCTCGAACACATGGCCTCGGTGGTGCAACTGTTGGAGGCGACCGGCGTCAGCGTCTGGCCGGGCGACCGTGGCCTCATCGTGTCACGCGACCGGCCGCTCAAGGCAGCCGACCTCACCACGGAACCCTATCCGGGCTTTCCGACCGACCTGCAGGCGCAGTTCATGGCGCTGATGTGCTGCGCGCAGGGCGCCTCGCTGCTGCGCGAAACCATCTTCGAGAACCGCTTCATGCACGTGCCCGAACTGATGCGGCTCGGCGCCAACATCAAGCTGCAAGGCACCATGGCCCTGGTACGCGGCGGCGAGAAGCTGCATGGCGCGCAAGTGATGGCCACCGACCTGCGCGCTTCGGTGTCGCTGGTGCTGGCGGCGCTGGTCAGCGAAGGCGAGACCATCATCAACCGCGTCTATCACCTCGACCGCGGCTATGAGCAACTGGACCGCAAGCTGCGCCTTTGCGGCGCCGACATCGAGCGGCTGGGCGCATGA
- a CDS encoding N-acetylglucosamine kinase, translated as MNTDADYFLGVDGGGTGCRARLEDAQGAVLGQGLSGPATTRLGIEAAWASIAKAFGAAIEEAGFAPAETARIHAGIGLAGIGRKGALEALRAIAHPFASIDFVSDGVGACLGAHSGQDGAIVIAGTGSIGLGFVEGRDLRAGGYGFPISDEGSGADLGLKAVQLALRAHDGRHERTALLAEVMQRFAGDPMEAVAWMDRASATDYAALAPMVMRHADQGDPVGRRIVQIAAEQIDTLVRVLFEKGAPRVTLLGGLASPLEPWLSPDVRRRLKPADGDAVAGAIILAKRSVYKG; from the coding sequence ATGAATACCGACGCGGATTATTTTCTCGGCGTCGATGGCGGCGGCACCGGTTGCCGCGCCCGCCTCGAGGACGCGCAAGGCGCGGTGCTGGGACAAGGCCTATCGGGCCCGGCGACGACGCGGCTCGGCATCGAGGCAGCCTGGGCCTCCATTGCGAAAGCCTTCGGCGCGGCGATCGAGGAAGCAGGTTTCGCGCCGGCCGAGACCGCCCGGATCCATGCCGGAATCGGTCTTGCCGGCATCGGCCGCAAAGGCGCGCTGGAGGCGTTACGGGCAATAGCGCACCCCTTTGCCAGCATCGACTTCGTCAGCGACGGCGTCGGCGCCTGCCTCGGCGCCCATTCGGGTCAGGACGGCGCCATCGTCATTGCCGGGACCGGCTCGATCGGCCTTGGCTTTGTCGAGGGCCGCGACCTGCGCGCCGGCGGCTATGGATTTCCGATCTCCGACGAGGGCAGCGGCGCCGACCTTGGACTGAAAGCCGTGCAGCTGGCGCTGCGCGCCCATGACGGCCGGCACGAACGGACGGCGCTGCTGGCGGAGGTCATGCAGCGCTTCGCGGGCGACCCCATGGAGGCCGTTGCCTGGATGGACCGCGCCAGCGCCACGGACTATGCCGCGCTTGCACCCATGGTGATGCGCCATGCCGACCAGGGCGACCCCGTCGGACGCCGCATCGTGCAAATCGCGGCAGAGCAGATCGACACGCTGGTTCGGGTGCTGTTCGAAAAAGGCGCGCCGCGCGTGACCTTGCTGGGCGGTCTCGCCAGCCCGCTCGAGCCCTGGCTTTCCCCCGATGTCCGGCGTCGCCTGAAGCCGGCCGACGGCGATGCCGTGGCCGGAGCGATCATTCTTGCGAAGAGGTCGGTCTACAAGGGATAG
- the murQ gene encoding N-acetylmuramic acid 6-phosphate etherase, which translates to MTEQGLMSELDRLVSEGRNPRTVDIDLLPTIDVLRRINDEDRLVPAAVEKVLPQIAAAVDQIVLAFQKGARLVYIGAGTSGRLGVLDASECPPTFGVPEGMVVGLIAGGLDALVRSLEGAEDDPKMGAKALQEITLTADDVVVGIAVSGRTPYVIGGLTYARQIGATTVALSCNPASTIAGIADIAISPVVGPEVLTGSTRLKSGTAQKLVLNMLTTASMIRIGKSYQNLMVDLNPSNRKLVARAVRIVMQTTGCTAPQARQALERTGNDVKLAILVTITGLDVEAARAALVKAGGFLRKAISDEAA; encoded by the coding sequence ATGACCGAGCAAGGGTTGATGTCCGAACTGGACCGGCTGGTTTCCGAGGGCCGGAACCCAAGGACCGTCGACATCGACCTGCTGCCGACCATCGACGTGCTGCGCAGGATCAATGACGAGGACAGGCTTGTCCCGGCGGCCGTCGAAAAGGTCCTGCCGCAAATCGCCGCCGCGGTGGACCAGATCGTGCTCGCCTTCCAGAAAGGCGCGCGGCTCGTCTATATCGGCGCCGGCACCAGCGGCCGGCTTGGCGTGCTCGACGCTTCGGAATGTCCGCCCACCTTCGGTGTGCCCGAAGGCATGGTGGTCGGCCTGATCGCCGGCGGATTAGACGCGCTGGTGCGCTCGCTCGAAGGCGCCGAGGATGACCCGAAGATGGGCGCCAAGGCCTTGCAGGAGATCACGCTCACCGCTGACGACGTCGTGGTAGGTATCGCGGTCAGCGGGCGTACGCCCTATGTGATCGGCGGGCTGACCTATGCCAGGCAGATCGGCGCGACGACCGTCGCGCTGTCCTGCAATCCGGCATCGACCATTGCAGGCATCGCCGACATCGCCATCTCGCCCGTCGTCGGCCCCGAAGTGCTCACCGGCTCGACGCGGCTGAAATCGGGAACCGCGCAGAAGCTGGTGCTCAACATGCTGACCACGGCTTCGATGATCCGCATCGGCAAGAGCTACCAGAATCTGATGGTCGACCTGAACCCGTCGAACCGGAAGCTGGTCGCCCGCGCGGTCAGGATCGTCATGCAGACGACCGGCTGCACCGCGCCGCAGGCGCGACAGGCGCTCGAGCGGACCGGCAATGACGTCAAGCTGGCGATCCTGGTGACCATCACCGGCCTCGATGTCGAGGCGGCGCGGGCCGCGCTGGTCAAAGCCGGAGGGTTCCTGCGAAAGGCCATCAGCGACGAAGCGGCCTGA